AACTCTCATCTATATATCGGATGCCGTCTCCTGCAAAAGTCAAACAGTACAGTGAAGGCAAGTCACATTCATGAACAAAGGAAAGAATTAGATATTCAAGGTACTAGTTTTGGCAGTAAAGTTAGATCTCCAGTGTTTGTTGCACGGAGCATGGCAATCATCTCCCCTTGATAATagcttttttttcccttatttatCAACAAGGGAAGGATGCACCAAATTTGGGACCTCTTCCAACCTTGAGAAGAGAAATGAACTAACAATAAAGTTGAAAGCTGGGTATGAGTGAATGAGAGAGAGTGCAATTTATTGGATAAGGCATGTTCCCATTTGTAGAAGAAATAAGTTAGAGagcttcagaccaaaaaaaaaagttaaagagAGCTGGAAGGTGGATTGCATTACCTCTTTGGTCGACTTCGGTCTTCCTCATAGTCCATCACTCCACCAGGTTCGGAGTAGATCTCCTCATGCCCCCGGAAGTCACTGTCGGCCTGCTTACAGGGTGGAACTTCTGCCACAAAGTAAGTAAGACACATCGACAACCATATCCCAATATTTGTACAAAAGACTTGCATGTGGAGTGGGAATAAAAAACAGACTCATTAAGTGATTACCGCTGTACATTCAAATCACCAAAATAGTTTTCTCCCTGAACTCTCACAGCTATGAACAAAATAGATAGCCAGAAAAAGGCACACATTTGCAAAATGCAGTTCTTCTTGATAAACCTTTCAACAGAAACCACTCCAAAGCGAACATAATGTTTTTCTTAACCTCTCTTCCCCCTCCCTCACCATACAAACAAACTGACATATGCATGCACACATGAGTGAGCATGCTGCAAATTGCAAAATAAATGGCAGTTTGCCATAGCTTCTGAAATTTTTAATGAGTTAATTATCCTCAAACCATAGCTTCTAAAATAAATATATTGTAAATAGCAAAGCATTTAAACGAGGTATCCTGCGAGTACAGGAAACAGAACCAACACCTAAACCCCACTCGGCCCTTCTCTCTCACACTGTTTCCTCTACCTTCCTCTATTTGTTCCACTTTGATTTGTTTGCCCCCTTTCTGATATGTTCATTCAGCTTTAAATAACTCATAACAAAAGCATTGATGTGCACACTTGATGTAGATATATACAGCAACTTCAATAAAATCCTCAAATGCAACTTGTACACTTGTTAAAAAGGATAACTGCAGAAGCAATTTTAAAATAAAACTGGATTAAACTGACCTTCATAGAATATGCTCTCTTTACATCTTCCACCTTGTCTTCAATTTCCTTTTTGTGCTGCTTGTTCAGTTCAGTCATTTTATCTGCCCAGCTCATCTTCTCTTGAATTGAGATAAGAAGGTTGTCTGACGTAACCAACCTATGTTTTCAATCATAAAGCAATTAAGTGTCCTATATTTACATGTGAAGAAGATACTTTACAAATGATAGATGCAACAGAAAAACACCCAAATACTCAGGGCCACGGGATTTGTCAACATGAATGCACTACCACATTGACAGTGGCAGCAGTTCATTTTCCTGAACTTTTCAGTTGACAAAAACAGGGCTAATCTAGTGCCAAATGAAGGCAGTTAGAAAAATGGTATGCGAAGCACCATACATGCGATTGACACCTTATTTGTTATGAAATTTTCTTGCAGTGCAATTAGGGCCAGACACTGCtgttttcagaatatttttgttACACATTCATAATGGACACCAATCCTTGATAAGCAGTTGTTCTACAAAGGTATACCGACATACAACGTAATAAAGCTAGAGTAACTATACTACTGCCTTTAAAAGCAGAGATGTTACCAGTTTGATAGTGTTTGGATCATACTCCCAAGTTGCTCAGGTCTCGGATCTCTCCCTGCAGCAAATTGGACCTGCACTTTCCAAGAAAACAAATTAGATACTTCATCATGTAACAGaacagaacaaaacaaaaaggaggGAAGTAGGGGGGAGTGGGAACAAAAACAAGGAGAAAGAAATCTGCAAGCAACACATATCTCCAACCTCAAAGCATTTTCTTAACTGGTCCAACTTTCCTCTTACTATGCCCTGAAAGAAATCAACCAATGTAATAATCAGCGCACTTCGCCTTCATGTTTCACTCCACTTTTTAGACAAATTAATTGAAATCTCCAAAAATGATCACCCTTCACCCCAAGGGAAAGCAAATGCGCATCTATATACCATCTGCATAACAATATGTTATGTTTAAAAGGTTATCTTCAATACCAAGTAAGAGTGTAATTCAAGTTATCTTTTCATAAGTTATGAGATCCATTGATTCCAATCCATCACTTGAGTGATTTAATCAAGTTTACATCCCAAATATCTAGAAGACCAAATTTATTCCTGCTATCAGAACAGAATCTTATATTGCTTTTTCTTGATATGTTCTGTTTGTTTCACATCCATTAAAATACAATTCAGTATGGTAGGGTGAAAACTTGACGTAGAAGGATGAAAGAACAATTACCGCATACATGCACTCATTAATGAGAAAATCTTCGAGTTCACGTACATTTGCAACATCTAACTCCTGCATTAGCTGATCATATGGTAGTATCTggaaaagccctcaagaatatTTTAGGAAACCATATGCAGAAGGCAATATGAGACACCTGCACCTGAACAAGCTAAAATAGAATATCTAGCAGATAGGGAGTACCTGAACAAGCTAAAATAGAATATCTAGCAGATAGGGAGTTAgaacaacccccccccccccccccccccccccccccaaaaaaaagaaaaagaaaaaaaaagagaaaacccAAAAGATTTGGGGCTAATCCGAAAGAAATCAAAACATGCACGATGCATCAGATAAGATTTGAAGGAAGAGATGAGATGAGATAATATACTTTGAAGAGGAAAAGGATAAATTTCAATATCCGGTTCATCACTTTATTAAAACCAAGTTACATAAGTGTTTCTTCAACACACTGCCTACGAAAAACGATCTCAAAATATAGCAACCACTAGAGTTGGGCATGAGATGACTATGACATCCAAAAACCACTACTGTTCATGGTTAGGACCTAATAAGTCTCAGACattcaaaatcaacaaaataacTTTCATATCATCTAACTCTCCAGTTTCAACGGCGATACAATCTAAATGCTTTGCATTTCAAACAGTAGTGCTAATGATAACTATATAAGTTTGCTCCAAGTACAGCTAAGAATGGAACTTGCCTAAAGTAGGTTAACTTGCCTTtcaaatttttgtttcttttacctttactttcaatAATGACATTTTTAAGCATATGTAAGATTAAGTACAGAAGTACAGgcttccaataatcatattcaAAACTATATAGCAATAACAACTTTGTGCAATTAGAGAAGTAAATCACCCACAACTTacgacaaaaaaagaaaagaaaaaaggagtaTGGATAAGAATCTTGCCTTGTTTGTCTCAGCCAGTGTAAGAACAGTTAACTGCCTTAGCTTTAGTGCTTGATCAGGGACCAATTGTGGAAGACGACCGGCATTACCTATGATTCAACATTGTCTCAGTTTCTGATATCCCATCACAATATGCTAGGAAGAAGCACAAAGTAATAAATAATAACAGAAATGGAAGATAAATAGTTCTCTATGCATTTCCAAAGAAAAACGAACTATACAACTAATCATGTTACAGTATTCAACACAGTGATTTCTAAAATCATGAGTTCGGTTGCCACTAAATATGATCAAAAATTGGAAttgtaaacaaaaaataaaataaaaacagagcCACTGTCCTAATGGGAAACTGTCATTAGGACGAAGCACAGACCCACAAAATGAAGCATGGTTTGCACACTTACTCTTGTAATCACTCCATGTGCCGTGAGCAAACAGACGAAGCACATCCAGGTACACAGCATTCTCTGTTCCTTCAAGCTGCACCAAAAAATCCAGTGTTATAAGAACAAATGCATATAATGATACACATAACTCCACTAACAAGAAACAATCCAAACTCTCTTAGGCTACACaagaatttgaatttgatttcgaCACAGAACTTCATATCAATGACCTAATcctaacaaaacaaaacaaaactattcCATCAACCAAATAAAAACTAGTCTCAGAATTTCTCCGCATCATATTCTACCACATCCATTGGCAGCCATTATACAGAAAAATCTTCCAATCATAGCATTCAAAATCTTCCGATCAATTTCAGTTCTAAGTAAACGTTGAACAAAGCAAAAACCGAAAGAGAAATCGAGAAAAGAAAAATCGAGAACCTGAAGAAGATTAGGGAGGGCGAGAATCTCGGAGAAGGCGAAGAGGGAAGGGTGGGAGGTGGCGTCGGAGACGACGGAGGAGAGGGCGGAGCCGGTGAGAGAGGAGGCTTGCTTGACGAAGTGATCGATCAGCTCCTCTTGCTTTTGCTCGATGTCCATCTCTGCAACACGGAGCTAGGGTTTTTGGTGGGTTTGgtctggggatttgggggaagAGATTGACGAGTGTGGGAATTGGAAGGAGTGGCCTTCCCTTTTAGTATTTGATTGTGAGGAACCACCCCAGCAAAAGCTCCGCATAGACTGatttctatttttctatttcaacccaaaaataatttccatttttaaatttttttctttctttttacatTTCTTGTTTTATCTTTCTTTTTACTCTTCCTATTTTACCACTGCTATTTACCACCTCCAAATTTTGTTAAAAGAAATCTGACACCGTTCACAAGTTATATGTGAAAGCTTCATTTTCCGATAAAGAGATAACTCTGATAACTCCGTAAATTATTGTATGTTTTTTCAGTGTGGTGCATTCGAAAGATGTCATTACCTTTCTCATCTGATTATCCCCAATTCAAAACTAGTTCTTTAAGAAATTTCTTGTCCCTTAAAATGTTGGCCTCCAAACTGCTGCCATGAACAATATTACCAAGGCCCGCAAATTTTGAAGCTTCTTCAACTCTAGAATGTTAGGCTCTGCGGTATGTTTGTCTAGCACAAACTTGCTCGTGAATTTTTTTGTAATAATAGTCAAATTTTTCATACATAAAACATTCAATTACTCACCATTCCTCTCTAAGTCCATATTCGTTCACTGCAACTCCTTTCATAGGGCATACAAATTGTACATGTTTTACAACGAATGAATAGGATCTGTTGTACCAAAGAATGAGACAGTATGTAGTAGGATAACTCTCTGTGAGTTGGAAATCATGAAGCACCAAAAAAGGCAGAGGCAGAGGCAGAGAGGTTGAGATACCTAAGCCTTGTAAAGTTCCTAATGGCAGTAGGAATTTGGGAGTAATTGAAGTAATTATCAGAGAGGTCCAGCTTCTGAAGATGAACTAGACGAAAGAGGCGGTTGCTGGAGTTGACAGAGCCATAGAGACAACTGCTACTAAGATGAAGGCCAATGATATGACCAGTCTCTTCATCACATTCGACATCCTCCGATAAGCAGCAGCTGCTATTTTCTCCTTCAGGTTTCCATGATGAAGTCTTTGGATGAGCACCATTATAGATAAAGCTCTGCTTGAATTGCACCATGGCAAGAATATGACTGCAAAGAGGAAAATCAGTCAGCCATCACAACATAAAGAAGTAACAGAACTAGTTTCAAACGCATAGACAAGAGAAACCCAATATAGGATATATGTTTTGAAACTTTTTGAGTATTGAATATACGGAAAATTCTTCAATGGAAGTAAATGTAGGAGGGTTTTATACGCTTGAATGGGGTGAGATCAAGTCCTTGTAATTGAGTCAAGCCTATCAACAAAGAAGATCAAGAGTATATATTTAATTTACACTCCACATTAAATATTAGTTATGGTTAAAGTCGACAACATATGTCAGTAGATAAAGACACGCAACCACTCATATAATCATCACTTGGCAGAAAAGTAGCACAACCTAATCTGTTCTACGTTTGTTTGCCAAAAAATTTAACTGTTCTGTTTTGTTGCTGCAGTATATATGCTAAAGAGTTCCATTTCTTCTTCAGCATTAAAGAGTTCCATTTCTTCTTCAGCATTCATTTCCATATGAAAGGCACATATCTAGTATAAAACTTGCAATATAACAAACaatggaaaagaaaagcaaaCCCATATCCTACCTCTAATCCGGTTAACCAAGATAGTCGCAAAAGGAGATTGTATCAGCACATTCCGTTTTTGTAATGCTGAGTTGAAATTACTACAAGAGGTTGGTCTACCACTGCAATGGTCTATTCTACCAATTGATGTACCGATGCACTAATATACTGAAAACTCTCCTAAATTTAGTTGGAGGCATTGCAAAATCTCATTTTCATTTGACTAAAACTCTGCTCTGTAGTTTAttcatatatacacacataatGTACTTCGCAGAATTTTCTTCCACATTTCACCTACACATGCTATAATTGCTACTTGCATCAGCTCATAATCATAGTTATTATAGAATATAGATTATCCAAAACCTTAATTAACAATTGGTTTTCATCCTTTGCATTCAATTTTTATGTGCTATAGGTGTCATCTTTCTAATTGCAATTATCAAAGATAAAATATAAAAGTAATCCATCGAATCAGCAATTAAAAACATAATCCAGTTACTAAGTGGTGGTTGAGGACTGTATACCAGGTTATCCTCCTTGTGACTGAAACAGACTTctccaaaatcagaaaatgaCTTCCTCTCTCTGCCTTCATTTTCTGCATCTCACACCAAACCACACCAAGTCTTATTAGCATTTTGctataaccaaaaataaaactttatGCTCTTGACAACTTAGGAATTTTCTGCCCAAATCCAAAAGCCAAATTGCTTTTTCATTGGAATAATAAAGAAAccattcaccaaaaaaaaaaaattaaataaataaagtaataaaGAAACCTTTCAAACCAATTTTGAATTAGAATCTTACCCAGCCAAAATTCCACTCCTCTTCAACCTCCAATTAGGGCTCTGCAATCTCAATCGGACAATTCCGTCAAGGTTTGTCCTTTTCTAATATCAAGGTAGTCAGCAAAATTGTGTTTTCTAGAAAGTCTTTGATGAAAGACCGAGTCAGTTCAACTAGAACGAAGTGAAGAGAGATCAGAAGAGTGCAAGTATTGACTAACCCAAAATTGGCTCTCATCTCTCTGTGATTTTCATTCTACTTGGAAATAGTGTGAACAGTCTGCAACTTCAAATAAGAAGAGAAGCTGTGCAGAAATAGAAGCAGCAAATCAGCAATTGCCTACAAGAGTGAAGAGGTGAGTAAAGCTAAATCAACTGAGAAAGAATTTGAGAATTACGCTTACAACTCAGACGTCAAGACATGACAATATTGGTCCTGCGAGCAATCTTAACCTTGGCCTATCTATCTGTCTTAACATATCAAGAAATGTTGCTCACTTTCCACGAAACTGCTGCATATCAAGAAACAGGGCAGAAAGAAGACACATTaattttccagcttttcaaagtATCAATtgacaacaacatatatattgcCAGTATCAACAGACTGAATCGGGAAGAGCAAAGACCAGAATTGGGATGTGCGACATACCTTAAGAAATTGGAAATGGTCTGTTTCTCCTTCATATGGCATGTCCTTGTCAAACCCATCGATCATGAGTTCAAGCAAGACCCTAGAACTGTGGAATCAACAATGAGTTCAAACAATAGGATCTTACACGCAAAATATGCAAGCCCTCTGAGACATGGCCAAATTGATCAGAATGCAACCCCTCTGTCGTTGTCATCTCGTTACCAAATTGATATGCGCTTGATGTGAGCAATCTTGGGCCAATCTTCACCCGTCTCTCTTTGGCACCCATTGATAAATGGATCAGAAAGAGAAGCGGGTAGTCCACTATCTGGCAAGCACTGCGGAGCAGGGCAACGCCAAATCTCCAATCGAGAAAGAGAAGTAGGTAGCCCACTATCTGGCAAGCACCGGAGTGCAGGGCAATAAGCTATAACCAATTTTTGAAGAGAGTTGAGATGGCCAAACCACTTGGCCCCGTCGATAATCTCACAATTCAGACGGAAGATCAGGAGATGTGTGAGAGTGCTGGGAACATCCCCTCCTCTCTTGACAATCTTTCAAGAGAGGTGAGTGTTCGGAGACCCTTGTTCAGATTCTGCATTCACTTTTCTACGATGATGATAAGTGATTTTAACTTTGACGGGAATCCATCTTTGCATTCCAAATCTAGGCAATCTATCACTTCCAAAGACTCGAGAGATGGGAGACTGTCTGGCGCTAATCTCCCGGTAAGATTGGGACAGTGAAATACTTGAAGTTCAACAAGATTAGGAAAAACCGCACCTTCATTATTGTCACCTCCAACATAAGACCATTCTTGCCACCCACTCATATTGTAGAATTGTAAAGCCCGTAGGGACCTAAATGGTGTATTCACACAAGTAATAGTGTTGCCGTCACCATAATAGAATTCAGAACCTATGGACACCACTCCATCTAACCCATTGATATGAAGCTCTTTGAGGGAAGGTAGCTGTCCCAATGGTGGCAAGGAGATACAATTCGCACAGTCATGAAATTCAAGATAAACAAGAGCAGAGGAAGAATAAAATCCTGACCAACCTGGAAACATTTTGCCTCCATAACCTTGAATTGTAAGCCTTTCCAGGTTCAGGTGAGGTTGGAGCTTCTCAAgcacttctctttcttctaCAGTATTGCCTTTTTCACTCCAATACCGTAGTCCTCTCCAATCCAAAACCAGTTCCTTAAGAAACTTCTTGTCCCTCAGTATGTAGGCCTCCAAACCGCTGCTATGCACAAGCCCTGAGATACAAAGTCTTCCACGCAATTTTTCAAGCTTCTTTAACTCTGGCAAATTATCCCCCGCAGTGTGTTTGTCTAGCACAAACTTCGGTAGCATCTGGAGCTCTTTCAACTTACCCATTTGTGGTGGCATCTTTTTTAACTTTATCTCTGTAATATCCAGATGGCTCAAGTTGATCAATCTTCCCAAGCAGGGTGCCAGCTCAGTAAGGCGGCCACAGTTTGACAACAACAATACTTGCAAGTTATACAAAGTACAAATTGTATCAGGTAACTTTTCGATGTAACTGTGAGACAAGTCCAAGTGCTTAAGATGTTTCAAGTTGCTAATTGAATCAGGCAATTCCTTTTCAGTGAACCATGATAACTTGAGCATTCTTAAACATTGAAACTTTGGCAATAGCTCATCTAATCCTTTGCCAAAAAGTTCGTTCATCAGAAAGGTACGCAAATATTTAGCTTGCTGTAAATCCTCACATATCTTAATGTCATCACCATAATTTGTCATATATGAAAAATGACGAGTCTTGCTCAAAATGTTGGGTGAATCAGTGCGCTTCCACCTAAGACAAAATTCTCCGGATACAAAGCTTGCTAAATCATTGATAAGGTCATGCATGATGAAAGTAGTTTCATAGAGACTTGATGAAAGCTGAAAAAATGACCTGGAGATTAGATCATTGAAGTAGTCTTGTCCAATTTCTTctgctgttttgttttgtttaggttGTAAGAGATCTTCAGCCTTCCACAAGTAAACCAATTCTGATGTTCTGAACTCATAGTTCTTAGAAAATATCGAACAATGTGCAAAACAACGCTTGAGATGTGAAGGCAGATTCATATAGCTCAACCAAAGAGATGGCAGAATCTCACTTTCCAGAGGCAACTCCACATATCACTGTTCAATATACTTTCCCATTCCTCCACTAACAATTTAGAACATAAGAGACCCCCAAGGGACTTAATAGCCAAAGGAAGACCATTGCACTTTTGAACAATTTGTCTACCGATTTCTTTAAGATGTGAGTGTGCACCAACACCTGCATTTTTGAAGGCATGTTTTTTGAATAACGACCAGCTATCTTCCTCAGACATTAGCATGAGACGGTGAGCTTCAAGGTTACCCATCATACGTGCAACATTTTCATCGCGTGTTGTGACAATAATCTTGCTTCCAAGTGCTCCAAACTCAAGGGGACGCATTAAGAATTCCAACTGGTTATAATTCTTGTTCCAGATGtcatcaagaacaaagaagaacctTCTTCCCACCAAAGTTTCCTGCAACTTTGACTGAAGCAGATCTAGGTTTGTGATTTCACAAGCTTCTGATGAGGGACTCATAAATGTGTTTTGAGATCCTAAAAACATCAAATTCTTTTGAAACGCAAACCCATGCTTGAATGTCAAAATGTTGCTTGACTCTAACATCGTTGTACAGAAACTGGGCAAGGGTGGTCTTTCCAATCCCACCCATACCCACAATAGGAATCACACCTATTTCATTGCCAGTCTCATCATCTGATAGCAATAATTTAACCAATGTTTCTTTCTCTTCATCTCTTCCATATACAGACTTTTCTACCAAAGAAGTTGACGGTATTGTTTGTGATACCTTGTATCCAGCACTTGCTTCCATACCCAAGGCATCTCTTCTCCGCTCCGTAATGGAGTCTAGTCTGTTAAGAACTTCCTCTACCCTCGGGTATATTAATGCTGGGTCAAAAGCATGAGATGGAGTAGAGATGAGTTCTTGTACCTTACTCGTGCTACTCCCACATTCGTGTTCTATCTTTTGCCTCAACGCTTCTGTTTTGATCTCCTGCAACAGGTCCTCAGCATCATAGACAACCTCTTTAAGCTTATGGAGCCATGGCTTCACAGTTGTTGGGAATTTCAGTTGCTTCCCCTCGGCATCATCAAGAATAGGGTCAACAGATAACAGCTTCTCCTCTAATTCCTTCTGGACATGGCTTAGGGGCACACGGCCTATCCGGTGCTGGATCACTTTAACAATATTTTGGATAAACTGAGACTCGTGCCTACAAAttgcaatcaaaacaaaaatatatcttACAAGCTAGCCAGCTATGCATGTATATACAGTTGTTAGTAATTACTCAAGGCTTTAGTTTTGATAAATCTACGTACCCATCAGCTTCATTTTGTAGAACCATTCCTCCTAGATCTGCAACTTCTTTAAGCGCTGCCCTCCATATTCTCATTTTACTCGACGACTGAGTTTTCTTGTGTCTAGTAAGTGCTTTTGCAACACTTCCAGTCTGCTTCCTCACTTGAGATGGATCAATGTCGTAGAAGACAGGTAAAACGACATGCTTGGAGGTCCTCTTGTGTTCAAGGATCATAACAAGCTCGTCGAGGCACCATTTGGAAGAGGCATAGTCTTTCGAAAACACAATGACAGAACTTCGTGATTGTTGAATGGCTTTCTCTAGTTCTTCCTTGATATTTTCCCCTTTCTCGAGTCGGTCATCCCGGAAAGTATCAAATCGTGCGTTGACAAGGGCTGTGTGGAGGTGATCCGTGAAGTTCTTTCGAGTGTCCTCACCTCTAAAGCTCAAGAATACGTCATAGCTAAATGGATAAGGAGAGGTAGTATATTTGGAAAGGGAGGCCTTGTGACCTCGGAACTGAGCCATGGATGAACCAACAAATCAAAATCTCAGAGTTATGGTACGTGGTTAATTTTTCAGTTGAGTGGGAACTGGGTTTTTTAGATCAGCTGAAAAACTTGGTATCCATGGACCATGATTAGCTGGAAACGTGTAAataattataattaatatttaataAGGAATCAGATGGAGATGAGAACacgggatttttttttttgatgacagaACACGGGATTGAACCACTTAATATAATAAGGTTAGCAACATGTTTCTCCGATCTGTcccaattttcttttattaaatgGAGACCTAAACGTCTGCAAggaaacaacaaagaaagagaacaaagtaaatatatattcatgttATTAGCAGTTGCCAGTTCTTACAGAGAAGCCTTATTAGCTGTGAAGTAGTCAAGCATGTTTACCGTGAAATCATTAAGGTTGCTGATGTTCTTTCCAAAATTTATCTGGAAGCACCACGAAGTGCAACCTCCCCCATGAGGAATATTGATGATCAATAGTTTTATGATGATAGTTTtggctctgttttttttttttttttttttttttttttttttttttttttttcagggcaTTGGCCCCAAATTATACAGAAAAGAGTGCGTGAAATATAGACCATTttcaaaaaagaataaaatatagTCAGAATAAAAAAGATTAATAATAATATCTAGCCCACAAGTTCTCAAACAATGACGTGTTGTAACCCAATGAAGACTTCATCCTTTTTCCTAGAATTACAACTTaatgcatatatttttttttttagaagaaaatttctttattcaatcaaatGAAAACCAAACTACAAACGgcgggaatgaccggtggtggacaagaactccccactctcctccctactAACCGAACAAGTTATGGGTCTATCATTATcaatgacatccatgagccaactgggcccaacccctaactaACTATACCTCCCGTTACCTCGAGCTACAACACCTGCCACTTCATGAGCCAGCCATATTAGCCACCCGTACCACATGATGGATCCCTTGAATCTCCAAAGCACCCAACAGCATGCGGATCCTTTCTACTAGCAATCCCTCATCAGCAAGACATTCTTTAGAGCCATTAACTAACCTTACAGCCTCCAGACAATCCATTTCCACCCGTAGGTCTCTCCACCCACGCACTACTGCCCATTCCAAACCTTTTAGAACACATAAAAGCTCCGCAGCTCGTGGTTTTAACCTCCCAGAGATCCCCTCACCCATAGCTTC
This portion of the Rosa chinensis cultivar Old Blush chromosome 1, RchiOBHm-V2, whole genome shotgun sequence genome encodes:
- the LOC112174385 gene encoding COP9 signalosome complex subunit 7 isoform X1; translation: MDIEQKQEELIDHFVKQASSLTGSALSSVVSDATSHPSLFAFSEILALPNLLQLEGTENAVYLDVLRLFAHGTWSDYKSNAGRLPQLVPDQALKLRQLTVLTLAETNKILPYDQLMQELDVANVRELEDFLINECMYAMGIVRGKLDQLRKCFEVQFAAGRDPRPEQLGSMIQTLSNWLVTSDNLLISIQEKMSWADKMTELNKQHKKEIEDKVEDVKRAYSMKADSDFRGHEEIYSEPGGVMDYEEDRSRPKRRRHPIYR
- the LOC112174385 gene encoding COP9 signalosome complex subunit 7 isoform X2, translated to MDIEQKQEELIDHFVKQASSLTGSALSSVVSDATSHPSLFAFSEILALPNLLQLEGTENAVYLDVLRLFAHGTWSDYKSNAGRLPQLVPDQALKLRQLTVLTLAETNKILPYDQLMQELDVANVRELEDFLINECMYAGIVRGKLDQLRKCFEVQFAAGRDPRPEQLGSMIQTLSNWLVTSDNLLISIQEKMSWADKMTELNKQHKKEIEDKVEDVKRAYSMKADSDFRGHEEIYSEPGGVMDYEEDRSRPKRRRHPIYR
- the LOC112174385 gene encoding COP9 signalosome complex subunit 7 isoform X6, giving the protein MDIEQKQEELIDHFVKQASSLTGSALSSVVSDATSHPSLFAFSEILALPNLLQLEGTENAVYLDVLRLFAHGTWSDYKSNAGRLPQLVPDQALKLRQLTVLTLAETNKGIVRGKLDQLRKCFEVQFAAGRDPRPEQLGSMIQTLSNWLVTSDNLLISIQEKMSWADKMTELNKQHKKEIEDKVEDVKRAYSMKADSDFRGHEEIYSEPGGVMDYEEDRSRPKRRRHPIYR
- the LOC112174385 gene encoding COP9 signalosome complex subunit 7 isoform X4: MDIEQKQEELIDHFVKQASSLTGSALSSVVSDATSHPSLFAFSEILALPNLLQLEGTENAVYLDVLRLFAHGTWSDYKSNAGRLPQLVPDQALKLRQLTVLTLAETNKILPYDQLMQELDVANVRELEDFLINECMYAGIVRGKLDQLRKCFEVQFAAGRDPRPEQLGSMIQTLSNWLVTSDNLLISIQEKMSWADKMTELNKQHKKEIEDKVEDVKRAYSMKKFHPVSRPTVTSGGMRRSTPNLVE
- the LOC112174385 gene encoding COP9 signalosome complex subunit 7 isoform X5, which encodes MDIEQKQEELIDHFVKQASSLTGSALSSVVSDATSHPSLFAFSEILALPNLLQLEGTENAVYLDVLRLFAHGTWSDYKSNAGRLPQLVPDQALKLRQLTVLTLAETNKILPYDQLMQELDVANVRELEDFLINECMYAMGIVRGKLDQLRKCFEVQFAAGRDPRPEQLGSMIQTLSNWLVTSDNLLISIQEKMSWADKMTELNKQHKKEIEDKVEDVKRAYSMKFHPVSRPTVTSGGMRRSTPNLVE
- the LOC112174385 gene encoding COP9 signalosome complex subunit 7 isoform X3 translates to MDIEQKQEELIDHFVKQASSLTGSALSSVVSDATSHPSLFAFSEILALPNLLQLEGTENAVYLDVLRLFAHGTWSDYKSNAGRLPQLVPDQALKLRQLTVLTLAETNKILPYDQLMQELDVANVRELEDFLINECMYAMGIVRGKLDQLRKCFEVQFAAGRDPRPEQLGSMIQTLSNWLVTSDNLLISIQEKMSWADKMTELNKQHKKEIEDKVEDVKRAYSMKKFHPVSRPTVTSGGMRRSTPNLVE